TCCACGCGATTTTGCGGCTGGGCCACGCCCGTGGCCAGAATCGTCACGCGTAAATCCCCGCGCTCAACCGCCACTTCGCGGAAACGCGGTTTATCATCGGCGGCTTTTTTCCATCTTAAACCGGCGACGGCCCCAAAAACCGCAAGCGCGGCGGCCGCCATCCACAATTTTTTATTTTTCAGCATATTACAGACTCCCTTTGCCCTGAACCCGGTCCCAGGCGGCTTGGGCGTTGGCCGCGTCCCTTAGAGCGGACAACCAGGACTTCTGGCTCGCAATCAAATCATTTTCGATCAAGTCCCATTCTTGAAAAGAAATCAAGCCGCTGGTGTATTGGCTGCGCGCGATTTGGGCGCGCACGCGCGCCGCCTCCAAAAACTGTTCCTGCACCGCGGTGCGCTCGGCCGCATCCTGATAAAAAGCGAACGCGTTTTCCAGATCAAGGGCCGAGCTGTATTGCGCGCTTAAAAAATCGGCTTGGGCGCGGCGGCGCTCGGCCCGGGATGAAGCGGCCCCGAAAAAATTGCCGCCGCCCGGAAAAAACGGAAAGCTCAACGAAAGTCCGGCGGACAATCGCCTGGGTTGCTCCGGCGGCCATTGTTCCCCGGAGCGCGACAGGGAAACCGACGCATCCAAATCAGGATAAAACCGGCCGTCCGCCGCGGTCACGCCCGCTTGCGCCGAACGGACCTGGGCCTCGGCGATGCGGTAAACCGGCGTGCGCCGCACAAGCTCCATAAAATCAGGATTGCCTTGAGGCGCCTCCACGGCCCACAAGCTGCCGGTTGCGGCCACGACCTCGAAGGGACCGCGGCCCAACACGCTTAAAAGCTCGCGCTGCGCCACGCGCAGGGCGCGTTTGGCTTGGGCCACTTCAAATTCCGCCTGTTTCCACGAGGCATTGCTGCGCAGATAAGAGCCCCGGTGCTCGCGCCCGGCCTCGTAGCGAAGTTCCACCAGGCGCGCGTTCTCCCGGCGGCGCGCCGCGATCTCCAAAGTCAACACCGTCTGTTCCTGAGCGTATAAAAGAGCGGTGAAGGCTCGACGTAATTCCAGAGTCACCCGGGCCGCGGCGTCTTCATAGCCGGCTTGCGCCGAATCCAGGGCAGCCGACGTACGGGATCGACCGGCGTAATCACGGAATCCTGAAAATAAATTCTGCCTGGCGGATAAACTCCATCCATATTCCCGGCTTGAAACGCCCAGTCCCAAAGTGCGGTTCTCGGATGTATCGGCCCCCCCGGAAAGCTGCGGCAGAAAAGGACTCAAGGCCGCCTGGCGATCGATGCGCGCCTTAGCCAACGCCGCCCGCGCCGCCTCAAGATCAGGGTTGCCGGCCGCGGCCTCGGCAAGGCAAGCGTCCCAGCTTAAAGGCTCTCCGGCGGCAGGCGCAGCCAGCGCCAATGTGAAAAAGATCAAAAAACGGTGCATCGCTGCCGCGGCTAATCCGCGTCCTTCGGACGCTCCCTCTTTTTTTCACGGCCTTCTTTATCGTGCCCGCGTTTTTTGCCTTTTTTGGCGCGCATTTTTTCGTGAAATTTTTTGCGCTGCTCCGGGGTTAAAATCTCGCTCACCGCTAAAATTCCCTCCAAACGATGATCCGCCAGTTTGCCGTCGATGCTTTTTAGCTCGCCGTGAATGGATTGGATTTTGCCCTTATCCATCTCGGATTTTTCAAGCTCCCCCCTCAAGGCTTCCTTTTTCATGCGACGCTCTTCATGAAGCGCTTCGGCTTTTTTCCGATGCGTTTTCCGATGCTCCTTTAGTTTTTTATCCTGCTCATCGGTCAGATTCAATTCTTTTTTCATGCGATCAAATCTGCCTCTCCAATGTTCTTTGTTGTTACGCCCGCCATGGCCGTCCTCAGCCGACAACGGCCCTGATAGAAGCGCGGCGCACAACCCCGCGAACGCGATGGAAACGATTCTTTTGCTCATGGTTCCTCCTTCTCAGGCTCCCTATAAAAAATACTCTTCGATGGCGGTGCCGATCGAACGATCGTCATCCTCCCCAGATGCTTCGCCCGCCACCCATTCCTCAAAATCCAAATCCGCTCCCGGCTCAATCTCGGCGCCGGCCAGGGTTTCCTCGGAAACAGGCGGTTTAGGCTCAGGTTGCGCAAAATAAAACGCAAACGCCAAAGCCGCGGCCCCGGCCAGCGCCAGTCGCGGCCGCCGACAAAGACGCGCCCACCAACCGTCCTCCTGTTTTTTTTCGATGCGGCGCATCACGCCTTCGGCAAAATCACCCGGCGCTTCGATGTTGCGCTTGGCGAATAAAACTCCGGCCGTTCGACGCCATGAATCGAGCTCCCGGGCGCATTCACGGCAAACGGTCAAATGAGCCTCCACGGCGATTTTTTGGGAAGGATCGATTTCCCCGTCGTAATAGTCGTAAAGAAGCTTGTTTAAGGTATCGTGATCCGAACGGCTCATTTGCGCCTCCAATTCTTTAGACGCCGGGAACGGTCAAAAAGTGTCGCGGGCTTTCAGCAGCGCTTGGCGGGCGCGGCGCAGGCGCGCTTTCACCGCGTCAAGCGAACAATCCAAAGTTTCGGCGATTTCTTGATAACTTAACCCCTGAGCCTCCCTGAGCGTTAGGATAATCCGATAATCTTCCGGCAACGCTGATAACAGACGCTCGATCAACTCGGCATCCTCGGCCGAACGGGCGTTGGCCACCGAATCGGACAACAGCCGTTCTATTTTTTGCGCATGGCGCTCCATCAAATGATCCAAGGACTCGGTTTTTCTCCGGCTCTTGGCTCTGAGCAAATCCCGGCAATGATTAACGCCGATGCGATACAGCCATGTGGCAAAGGAAGAATCCTCGCGAAAAGACCCAAACGCGCGATAGGCTTTAAGAAAAATTTCTTGAGCCGCGTCCTGGGCTTCGGTTTGATCGGACAATAAGGAACAACACAGGCCGAACACATCCCCCTGATGCTTTTTGATCAGCAGGGCAAACAGCTCTTGTTGCCCCGAACGGACGCGCCGGATAATCTCGAAATCTTCGATCATTCCCTCCCCCAGCAAGCCCTCTATTCTATAAACCTTGAATTTTAGGCAAGATCAAATCATGCCCGAGCTCAGACGCGACCCTATTTACGGGCGATGGGTGATTATCGCCACGGAACGCGCCAAGCGGCCCATGGAATTCCCGCGCGAAGACGATCCCCCGGCCAATGAGTCCGATTGCCCGTTCTGCGAAGGCCATGAAGGCAAAACGCCGCCGGAAATCATGGCCTATCGTCCATCGGGCGGCGCCAAGGACGGACCCGGCTGGTGGGTCCGCGTGGTGCCCAATAAATTTCCGGCGCTTCAAACCGAAGGCGACTTAAACCACCGGGGCGAAGGGGTTTATGACTGGATGGACGGCGTCGGCGCCCACGAAGTCATCATCGAAGGCCCGGCGCACACCCATCAATTTCATGAACTCGAAGCCGCCAAGGCCGAGGATGTGCTGTGGTCCTACCGCGAACGCATACTGGATTTAAAAAAAGACCCGCGGATGCAGTACATTTTGATTTTCAAAAACCACGGCAAAGCTGCGGGCGCGAGCCTAAGTCATCCTCATGCGCAATTGATCGCGCTGCCCATGGTTCCGGTTCTGGTCAAACAGGAACTCAGCGGCGGCCGTCAGTATTATGAATTCTGCAAACGCTGCCTTTTTTGCGATCTCATCAGCCAGGAGATCAACGTCAAAACGCGCCTGATCGAAGAAAACGAGGGCTTCGTGTCCTTTGCGCCGTTCGCCGGCCGCTTCCCCTTCGAATGCTGGATTGTTCCCAAGCGCCACGAAAGCCACTATGAGAACAGCCCAAAAAATATCCTCGTCCAATGCTCGGGCATCCTGCGATCCACCCTTAAAAGAATGGACGTGGTCTTAAAAAACGCGCCGTTTAACTACATCATTCATTCGGCTCCGCTCCGGGAAGAATCCATGGCCTCGTTCCACTGGCATATCGAAATCATCCCCAAACTCACCCAAGTGGCCGGCTTTGAATGGGGCACGGGCTGCTATATCAACCCCACACCGCCGGAGAATGCCGCCGATTACCTGCGCCGGGCCGTGGACTCCGGCGCGTCGACCGGACATGGCTCCCGTTAAAACGCGCTTGAAAGTCCTTCTCGCGGCCAGTGAGATGGTCCCCTATTGCAAGACCGGAGGGCTGGCCGACGTGGTCGGCGCTCTGGCCGCGTACCTGCCGCCTCATGTCGATTTAGCCGTGTTTCTGCCCAGGTACAAAGCCTTGCGGCAAAACGACACATTCGCCGCGCTTGACGACGATTTCGTCGTTCCTCTCGCCGGACAAAAAGAACGGGTCAGGCTTTTTAAAAATGCTTCCGTCTTTTTAGTCGATCATCCCCTGTTTGACCGTGAAGGGCTCTATGGAATCGGCGGGCGCGATCATCCCGACAATGCGCGCCGCTTCACCTTGTTTTCCCGCGCGGTCCTGGAAGGGGCCAAATCGATCGGATTCAAACCCGATATCATCCACGGCCATGACTGGCAAACCGGGCTTATTCCGGCTTATTTGAAAACGCTCTACGCCCAGGACGCTTTTTTTCACCGCACCGGCAGCCTGATCACCATTCACAATATCGCCTATCAAGGCGTTTTTCCCCAAGAAACGCTGCGCGACACGGGCCTTCCGCCCGAGGATTTTCATATGCATAAACTGGAATTTTACGGCCAAATGAACTTTCTTAAAGCGGGCTTGGTTTATGCGGATTACATTTCAACCGTCAGTCAGAACTATGCCCGCGAAATTAAAAACTCAAAAGATAAGGGAGCCGGGTTGGAAGGCGTCCTTCTGGCGCGCCGTGATGTTTTAACCGGCATTTTAAACGGCATCGACACCAATATCTGGAACCCACAAACCGATCCCTATTTGTCCGCCAATTACGATCCTGTTAAGAATATCGGCGGCGGCTTAACGATAAAAACGCAGAATAAAACCAAGCTTCAAAAAACCTTGGGCCTTAAACCTGACCCCAAGGTTTTTTTCTTGGGCATGGTCAGCCGCCTGGACCCCCAGAAAGGCATTGATTGGGCGATTGAAGTTTTGCCCCGCTTCTTAGGCGAGGGCGCGGTTCAAGCCGTCATTTTAGGCACGGGCGATCCCGCCTATGAAAAAGCCGCGAAGGAATTATCCCGGCGTCACGGCAAAAGCTTCAAGGCGGTTTTCGAATTCAACGATCCCCTGGCCCATCAAATTTATGCGGCGAGCGACGGCTTTTTGATGCCGTCGCGCTTTGAACCCTGCGGCCTGGGTCAAATGATCGCCATGCGCTACGGCGCTCTGCCCATTGTCGCTCAAACCGGAGGCTTGGCGGACACGGTAACCCCGGATAAAGGTTTTCTCATGGATGATTCAACGGCCGCGGGCTTAAGCCGCGCCATCGTTCAAGCGCTCGATTGTTATCAAAAGGACCCGAGCCGATGGAAAATAATGGTCAAACAGGCCGCGCAAACTGATTTCAGCTGGGCCGCGTCCATCAAGCGCTATCTTGAGCTTTACCGGCTGGCGCAAACAAAGGTCGCGGCAAGCTAAGGGTCTGCGACAGACCCTAACGCCGCGCCCGAGGCAAAACCACCAGGCCGTTGGCGCCGATAAAATAGCGTTCTCCGTCTTTTTTGGGATCGAACCCGATTTCCGATCCGTCGGGCACCACGTTAAAACGGTCCACGATCGCTTTTCTGAGGCGGACATTTTTTCCGATGGTGACATGATCCATGATCACGGATTCCTCGATTTGGGCCCCGGCCCTCACGCGCACGCCGCGGCCCAACACGCTGCGGACAATGCGGGCTCCATCGATTTGGCAGCCGTCGGCCATCAACGTATCCTCCACGCTTCCGCTAAAAAAATGACTGGCCGGGCCTTCGAAATGGGAACCTAAAATCGGCCACTGAGGATTGGCGAGATCAAGAACCGGTTTGCGTCCCAAAATATCCATATGCGCCTGCCAATAATCCTCGAGCGCGCCCACGTCGCGCCAGTACCAAGGCGCCTCATGCGCCTGAGCGCCGGGGATTCTGTTGATTTTAAAATCATAAACATAGACTTTTCGGTCGGCGATCAGCTCCGGAAAAATCGTTTTGCCGAAATCATGGCCGCCCTGGCGGCGCTGGCCCTCTTCCAAAATGGAAATCAAGACATCCCGGTTGAAAAGATAATTGCCCATGGAAGCCAGGGCCTGATCCGGCTGGCCCGGCATGGCCTTGGGTTCACTGGATTTTTCCTCAAAACCGACGGCCCGGCCTTGCCCATCCACCTCCATGACGCCCAAACGTTTAGCCTGCTCCAACGTCACGGGGATCCCGGCGATGGTCACATCAGCCGCTTTCTCCATATGGAAGGCGATCATCTGGCGCACGTCCATCCGGTACACATGATCCGCGCTGAACACGGCCACCAAGTCGCAGCGAAAGTCCTTGACCAAATTGATGTTTTGGGCCACGGCATCGGCCGTGCCCCGGTACCAGGTTTCCCCTTCCATCATTTGAGGCGGCACCACCGTCAAAAATTCCCGGCTGGTCAATCCCCGCGTCGGCCAGCCTACCCTCAAATGTTCGATCAACGATTGAGAGCGGTATTGAACCAACACATAACACGCCGTGATTTTGGAATTCATCAGATTGCTCAGGGCAAAATCAACGATGCGGTATTTGCCGGCAAAAGGCACCGCGGGCTTGGAGCGCTCCTTGGTCAGAGGATACAGCCGCTCGCCCTTGCCCCCGGCCATCACAATCGCCAATACGGAAGGTTGAAGAGAAATCATTGAAGCACCTAAATCATGTTAGCTTAAGGGAGGCC
This window of the Elusimicrobiota bacterium genome carries:
- a CDS encoding TolC family protein; the protein is MHRFLIFFTLALAAPAAGEPLSWDACLAEAAAGNPDLEAARAALAKARIDRQAALSPFLPQLSGGADTSENRTLGLGVSSREYGWSLSARQNLFSGFRDYAGRSRTSAALDSAQAGYEDAAARVTLELRRAFTALLYAQEQTVLTLEIAARRRENARLVELRYEAGREHRGSYLRSNASWKQAEFEVAQAKRALRVAQRELLSVLGRGPFEVVAATGSLWAVEAPQGNPDFMELVRRTPVYRIAEAQVRSAQAGVTAADGRFYPDLDASVSLSRSGEQWPPEQPRRLSAGLSLSFPFFPGGGNFFGAASSRAERRRAQADFLSAQYSSALDLENAFAFYQDAAERTAVQEQFLEAARVRAQIARSQYTSGLISFQEWDLIENDLIASQKSWLSALRDAANAQAAWDRVQGKGSL
- a CDS encoding periplasmic heavy metal sensor; protein product: MSKRIVSIAFAGLCAALLSGPLSAEDGHGGRNNKEHWRGRFDRMKKELNLTDEQDKKLKEHRKTHRKKAEALHEERRMKKEALRGELEKSEMDKGKIQSIHGELKSIDGKLADHRLEGILAVSEILTPEQRKKFHEKMRAKKGKKRGHDKEGREKKRERPKDAD
- a CDS encoding zf-HC2 domain-containing protein translates to MSRSDHDTLNKLLYDYYDGEIDPSQKIAVEAHLTVCRECARELDSWRRTAGVLFAKRNIEAPGDFAEGVMRRIEKKQEDGWWARLCRRPRLALAGAAALAFAFYFAQPEPKPPVSEETLAGAEIEPGADLDFEEWVAGEASGEDDDRSIGTAIEEYFL
- a CDS encoding sigma-70 family RNA polymerase sigma factor, which encodes MIEDFEIIRRVRSGQQELFALLIKKHQGDVFGLCCSLLSDQTEAQDAAQEIFLKAYRAFGSFREDSSFATWLYRIGVNHCRDLLRAKSRRKTESLDHLMERHAQKIERLLSDSVANARSAEDAELIERLLSALPEDYRIILTLREAQGLSYQEIAETLDCSLDAVKARLRRARQALLKARDTF
- the galT gene encoding galactose-1-phosphate uridylyltransferase; this translates as MPELRRDPIYGRWVIIATERAKRPMEFPREDDPPANESDCPFCEGHEGKTPPEIMAYRPSGGAKDGPGWWVRVVPNKFPALQTEGDLNHRGEGVYDWMDGVGAHEVIIEGPAHTHQFHELEAAKAEDVLWSYRERILDLKKDPRMQYILIFKNHGKAAGASLSHPHAQLIALPMVPVLVKQELSGGRQYYEFCKRCLFCDLISQEINVKTRLIEENEGFVSFAPFAGRFPFECWIVPKRHESHYENSPKNILVQCSGILRSTLKRMDVVLKNAPFNYIIHSAPLREESMASFHWHIEIIPKLTQVAGFEWGTGCYINPTPPENAADYLRRAVDSGASTGHGSR
- a CDS encoding glycogen synthase encodes the protein MPPITCAGPWTPARRPDMAPVKTRLKVLLAASEMVPYCKTGGLADVVGALAAYLPPHVDLAVFLPRYKALRQNDTFAALDDDFVVPLAGQKERVRLFKNASVFLVDHPLFDREGLYGIGGRDHPDNARRFTLFSRAVLEGAKSIGFKPDIIHGHDWQTGLIPAYLKTLYAQDAFFHRTGSLITIHNIAYQGVFPQETLRDTGLPPEDFHMHKLEFYGQMNFLKAGLVYADYISTVSQNYAREIKNSKDKGAGLEGVLLARRDVLTGILNGIDTNIWNPQTDPYLSANYDPVKNIGGGLTIKTQNKTKLQKTLGLKPDPKVFFLGMVSRLDPQKGIDWAIEVLPRFLGEGAVQAVILGTGDPAYEKAAKELSRRHGKSFKAVFEFNDPLAHQIYAASDGFLMPSRFEPCGLGQMIAMRYGALPIVAQTGGLADTVTPDKGFLMDDSTAAGLSRAIVQALDCYQKDPSRWKIMVKQAAQTDFSWAASIKRYLELYRLAQTKVAAS
- the glgC gene encoding glucose-1-phosphate adenylyltransferase; amino-acid sequence: MISLQPSVLAIVMAGGKGERLYPLTKERSKPAVPFAGKYRIVDFALSNLMNSKITACYVLVQYRSQSLIEHLRVGWPTRGLTSREFLTVVPPQMMEGETWYRGTADAVAQNINLVKDFRCDLVAVFSADHVYRMDVRQMIAFHMEKAADVTIAGIPVTLEQAKRLGVMEVDGQGRAVGFEEKSSEPKAMPGQPDQALASMGNYLFNRDVLISILEEGQRRQGGHDFGKTIFPELIADRKVYVYDFKINRIPGAQAHEAPWYWRDVGALEDYWQAHMDILGRKPVLDLANPQWPILGSHFEGPASHFFSGSVEDTLMADGCQIDGARIVRSVLGRGVRVRAGAQIEESVIMDHVTIGKNVRLRKAIVDRFNVVPDGSEIGFDPKKDGERYFIGANGLVVLPRARR